One stretch of Streptomyces agglomeratus DNA includes these proteins:
- a CDS encoding IS1380 family transposase: MSSPEEGTFCVKDIGSRPRLVVSTDGSGVVGHAGARLLADLAEATRLTAAYSTVLRPLRPRGTGHDPGRIATDLAVMLADGGEAIADLAVLRDQREVFGPVASTPTAWRLLAAVDERILDRLRSARAAAREVAWLQAAETRTAIPAVKAGGRELPGLVLDLDATLVTCHSEKDQAAPTYKGGFGFHPLLCFLANTGEAMSGLLRPGNAGANTAADHITVLDQALAQIPDAHRHGTDILVRTDSAGSAKAFLTHLRALRDNGLHLRFSVGYAVTAPVRRAIRALPEQVWHPALDADGTLRESAEVAELTGMVDLNGYPAGTRIIVRRERPHPGAQLSLFDSDEGLRHQVFLTDTPYSGGGSAQFLEIRHRGHATVEDHIRCGKTTGFGRFPSRLFSVNAAWLELSLAAIDLLAWTRVLLLDGELAIAEPKKLRYRILHVAARLTRGGRRLHLRIAATWPWRHQLAAAFHRLAALPRPAN, encoded by the coding sequence CTGTCGTCGCCAGAGGAAGGCACTTTCTGCGTGAAGGATATCGGTTCACGGCCCCGGCTTGTGGTGTCCACCGACGGGTCGGGGGTGGTCGGGCACGCCGGAGCACGTTTGCTGGCGGACCTCGCCGAAGCGACCAGGCTGACGGCGGCCTATTCCACCGTGCTCCGGCCGCTTCGGCCGCGCGGCACCGGCCATGACCCAGGCCGGATCGCCACCGATCTCGCAGTGATGCTCGCCGACGGCGGCGAGGCGATCGCGGATCTGGCCGTTCTGCGGGACCAGCGCGAGGTGTTCGGACCGGTAGCCTCCACCCCGACGGCTTGGCGGCTGCTGGCCGCCGTCGACGAACGCATACTGGACCGCCTGCGGTCGGCCCGCGCCGCAGCCCGGGAGGTGGCCTGGCTACAGGCCGCCGAGACCCGCACCGCGATACCCGCAGTGAAGGCCGGCGGACGCGAACTGCCCGGCCTGGTCCTGGACCTCGACGCCACGCTGGTCACCTGCCACTCCGAGAAAGACCAGGCCGCACCCACCTACAAAGGCGGCTTCGGGTTCCACCCGTTGCTGTGTTTCCTGGCCAACACCGGCGAGGCGATGTCCGGGCTGCTCCGGCCTGGCAACGCCGGAGCCAACACCGCCGCCGATCACATCACCGTGCTCGACCAGGCCCTCGCGCAGATCCCCGACGCCCACCGGCACGGCACCGACATCCTGGTCCGCACCGACAGCGCGGGCAGCGCAAAGGCGTTCCTCACGCATCTACGCGCCTTGCGTGACAACGGCCTTCACCTGCGTTTCTCGGTCGGATACGCCGTCACCGCACCGGTCCGCCGCGCGATCCGCGCCCTGCCCGAACAGGTCTGGCACCCCGCCCTGGACGCCGACGGGACCCTGCGTGAGTCCGCCGAGGTCGCAGAGCTGACCGGCATGGTCGACCTGAACGGCTACCCGGCCGGCACCCGCATCATCGTGCGCCGCGAACGCCCGCACCCCGGCGCCCAGCTGTCCCTGTTCGACAGTGACGAGGGCCTGCGGCACCAGGTCTTCCTCACCGACACCCCGTACTCCGGCGGCGGCTCGGCCCAGTTCCTGGAGATCCGCCACCGCGGACACGCCACCGTCGAGGACCACATCCGGTGCGGCAAGACCACCGGCTTCGGACGCTTCCCATCCCGCCTGTTCTCCGTCAACGCCGCCTGGCTCGAGCTCAGCCTCGCGGCCATCGACCTTCTGGCCTGGACCCGCGTCCTGCTGCTGGATGGCGAGCTGGCTATCGCCGAACCCAAGAAACTCCGCTACCGGATCCTGCACGTCGCTGCCCGTCTCACCCGCGGCGGCCGTCGCCTCCACCTGCGGATCGCAGCAACCTGGCCCTGGCGACACCAACTCGCCGCCGCCTTCCACCGTCTGGCCGCCCTACCCCGCCCCGCCAACTGA